The window GCCACGGCCGCCAGCTTATATATCAGATTCCGGTAGCTTCTTCTGACCGGAACGACTTTCTCTGTTTCGAGTTTTTCGATCCGGTCAAGGACCGCATCCTTTTGCTCCGCCCAGTATGACTCATCACCGTCGATATCGAAATCATCCACCATCCGGCCCAGCGCCAGCAGCTTTTCAAAATGCTCGGTGCATTCCGCACAGCTTTTCAGATGCTCCTCGACCAGCTTCCGATCATCCTTGTCAAGCTGATCGTCGATAAAGCCCGAAAGCAGTTCTTTTATTTTGTCGCAGTTCATATGACTTAATTATAATAAATCTTTCAACATTTCCAGCAGTTTTTGACGCGCCCGATACAGCCGCGAATCGACCGTGCCGGGCGAAATTTTCAACTCGCGCCCGATTTCCTCATAACTTTTCTTCTCGATCATCCGCATCACGAAAACCACCCGGTATTGCGGCGGAAGCGCCTCCACCGCCCGGGCAAACCGCCGGTTATTCTCGCTATCTATAATACGGTCCAGCGGGTTATCGGCCCCATCCGGAACCGACGCCAGCAAATCATCATATTCCGAAGCCGGTTTCTCGCGCTCTTCTTTCTTGATTAGATTCAGGGCCAGATTCCGGGCAATTGTCGCAATCCAGGGGTAAAACGGTTTTTCGGGATCGAAACTGCCGAGGGCCAGATAACCTTTCACAAATGCTTCCTGTACAACATCTTCCGCCATATCCTTTTTCCCCAGCATCATCAGGATAAACCTGAACAGCCTCTTCTGGTGCTTCAAAACCAGCTTTCCGTAGGCGTTCTTATCACCATCAACCGCCGCCAGTATCAGCGCCCGGTCGACGGCGTTGCTTTCCGAATGGTTTACCGGTGATGGCGACGTTTCTTCCCCGATTTCTTTAGACATTCGCTTTTTTCTGATGTTCCGAACAGATTTTATAAATAAGCTTCTCGATTATCAACCGCTCCGGCTTGATCTGGCTGGTCTTCAATTCATAATCGGCTTTGGCGATTTCGCAGATTATCTCTTCCAACTGCTCACTTTCGAAGTGATTTAATTGCCCCTTATATTTCCAACTCATATCGCGCCCGCCGGCCCCGGAAGATTTCTTGTTTCGGGCCAGATACAACCCCACGAAGTGCTCCCCCATCCAGAATAGAAGCGACGACATTTTTTCGCCCTGGCCGAGAAGGAAGCCTATGATTTCCATGGCTTTATCATAATTTCCGGTGGCCGCATGATCGGCCAGCTCAAAAACCTTGAAAGCCTGATAATCCGATGAGACCTTGGCTACTTCATCTTTGGTGATTCTGCCCCCCTCACCCACAAAATCAATCAGCTTATTGGTCTCGGCAATCATCCCGCCCAAATCACCGCCGGTAAGGATTATTATCATATCAAGAGCCGCCGGGTCGATGGTTATTTTGTTGTCGGCCAGCATCTTATTAATCCGCCGCTTGGCCGCGTCCCCCTTAAGTTTGCCAAATTCGACCGCGGTCGTGCTTTGCTCAAGATATTTGAATATTTTCGTGTTTTTGCGCGGTGTTTTGGCCGATGGGCTCGCCAGTATCAGCACCCGGTTTGGATCGGGCGGATTTAAAAGCGATAATATTTTGCCTATCTGGGCCTGGGAAAATGATTCGATATTACTGATAACAAAAAGCTGCCGTTCGCCCAGCATCGGGATCATCGACAGCTCATTTATGATATCTTCCAGCTTGTTCTTGGTTGCCGAAAGCGCCGTTTGATTGGTTGATTGCTGCGATTTGGGCAGGAACTTAAGCGCCACCACCCGTTGTGCCTCTTTTATACGGTAATCCTCACTGCCGTAAAAATAATACACCGGGCGGAATTTCCCGGCCTCGATTTCTTTACTTAATTCATTTGGTGACACAGCCCCATAATAAAGAGGCTGATACCGGACTGTCAATCAAAAAGCTGTGTGGTGGAGGGATTGCGATCTTTGGGGATCCAGCCGAGTGAGAAATTGTATTTCTTTTTATAATCAAGCGTCTTCTTCAAAAGCTCGCTGAATTCAAAGCGGCAGGTGTGGGTTTTATTGATTTGCTCGACCAGTTCAATATTATCGCCGTAAATCTTGAGTTCTTTCCCCTTGAAAAGTTTATTGTTCATTTCAATAAACTCCAGCAGGGTCAGCAGCGAGGCGTACTCGGTGTGCATCTTCTCGCCGTCAAAAGGAGCCTTGAAAGCGATTCCCGCTTTGGGGATCGAGAAGCAGACCAGCATCTTTTTGGCTTCGGTCGCTTTCGGCTCCCGCTCATATGATCCAAAGAAACATTCCATAACGATAACTACAACAAATCCCATGCCTTTCAGGGAACGAGTCTTGACAGAATTGTATATTATTGATTATCAATAGGTTGGGCAAATTAGAAGAATATCAAAGCGGCAGATTTTGTGAAATCTCCTTCACAAAAAGCCTTGTTATTTGTCGAAATTGCGATATTATTCCTATGTGGATTGGGCACCTTTTGGCTGACCACTCGGCATTTTCCACGGTTGAAATTAATCGGGCTTTGCAAAACCCAAAATCTATTAAAGTAATAATGCATGGAGGTGATTTAATGAATGACTCAGAGTTATTAGAAAAAATCAATTGCCCTATTCAATGCCTTGATGGGGAAATAAAAGCAACGACGGACGAGGAATTCAAATCGCAATTTAGGAGTATTTTTTCCAGCGCAAAAGCGAAAAGTGAACGTGGTGTTGTCTATATGTGGTTTACTAATGAAGGCATACCCAGGATGAGCGGAGAGAGTAATATAATTTACATTGGCAAGACAATTAACACATTATATGAAAGACTCCATCGCTGGGCTGATGTGGAAGGTTCAAATGGCAACTGGAAAAGATATAAGTATATAATGAAAAAATTTGGCCCGATAAAAGTCAAATTTGCCAAGATCGCCAATCCTCGTGAAGCGGAAAAGAATTTGTTAAAAATATATTTTAATGAGCATTTAGAATACCCGCCCATGAATGCCGGCGGCTAATATGGCACTTGCCTGGCCCGGAGCTCCGCTCCGGGTTTCTTAAATCATATCCCCTTGCAAAAACACTATCACTTTGATGGTAATTCGGTCACCGGGAGCTCTTATAGAGGAGTATTTATTTAACTATGTCTATTCTTGTGTCAAAAAATGCGGATTATCCAAACCTTATTTGGGGTATTCTATTTTTTCAAGGGGAACAGGTTTTTAATTTTTTTAAAAACGCAAAAACAAAGCCAATTTCTCATAACCAAAAGAAGGTATATAACTTACAGGATATTTTCAATCAAAATCGGCGCGGTTAAAACATCATTTTGTAGGTAATTTGGTCACACAACTG is drawn from candidate division Zixibacteria bacterium HGW-Zixibacteria-1 and contains these coding sequences:
- the holA gene encoding DNA polymerase III subunit delta — its product is MTVRYQPLYYGAVSPNELSKEIEAGKFRPVYYFYGSEDYRIKEAQRVVALKFLPKSQQSTNQTALSATKNKLEDIINELSMIPMLGERQLFVISNIESFSQAQIGKILSLLNPPDPNRVLILASPSAKTPRKNTKIFKYLEQSTTAVEFGKLKGDAAKRRINKMLADNKITIDPAALDMIIILTGGDLGGMIAETNKLIDFVGEGGRITKDEVAKVSSDYQAFKVFELADHAATGNYDKAMEIIGFLLGQGEKMSSLLFWMGEHFVGLYLARNKKSSGAGGRDMSWKYKGQLNHFESEQLEEIICEIAKADYELKTSQIKPERLIIEKLIYKICSEHQKKANV